From the Phyllopteryx taeniolatus isolate TA_2022b chromosome 20, UOR_Ptae_1.2, whole genome shotgun sequence genome, one window contains:
- the fbxo15 gene encoding F-box only protein 15 isoform X2, with product MLALKATKSQRANKPSRASLQNFTERALWRNIFKRLLTKKPMRMVGEMLEKTTLEAQDQPSGYWKLRYFKTLDAWNRRKWKTHIGVISRHTGLPSRTVQMLRNITWELTVTDKSKNEATYDLSWLQFFESSAVLCWNGSLWPDFHQISTVQLHGVRRVALNCPGLKAPGWRSLMDVVDMESLTKSMQDCGRDQLVELKLLKHDVVMGLWKERHSVAFVMFTLHFYRLLERSTQGSSLCPYVEPMVKAPFDDIDPDYGLHGYQLNIVLHSTECEIMSASFSQLFCRRDQICDGHLRLTAINETCFSQRTPLSGNVTLPWRCEALRGEVKDRCIMTLTLLDEFNKPFWCVSTPVVMKHLEMPCSLFYAAEHFLMHYRDSEGQVLMKFVRMEQQKQFFLINLAVYVTTCKVNKYFRKQY from the exons atgttagcattaaaagCAACGAAGTCCCAAAGAGCTAACAAACCCTCTCGAGCATCCCTTCAAAACTTTACGGAAAG GGCATTATGGAGAAATATATTCAAGAGGCTGCTAACCAAGAAGCCAATGCGCATGGTTGGGGAGATGCTGGAGAAGACCACATTGGAGGCTCAAGATCAGCCTTCAGGTTACTGGAAGCTACGTTACTTTAAAACTCTGGATGCGTGGAATAGGAGGAAGTGGAAAACACACATTGGAGTCATTAGCCGTCACACAGGGTTGCCCAGTCGCACAGTTCAGATGCTCAG AAACATAACCTGGGAGCTGACGGTCACCGACAAATCAAAGAATGAAGCCACATATGATCTCAGCTGGCTCCAGTTCTTTGAGAGCTCTGCGGTGCTGTGCTGGAATGGGAGCCTCTGGCCCGACTTCCATCAAATTTCCACCGTTCAGCTCCACGGCGTCAGGAGAGTAGCCCTCAACTGCCCCGGACTCAAGGC ACCTGGCTGGAGGTCCCTCATGGATGTGGTAGACATGGAGAGTCTGACTAAAAGCATGCAGGACTGTGGCCGGGATCAACTAGTTGAACTGAAGCTATTGAAGCATGATGTTGTCATGGGGCTTTGGAAG GAGCGACACAGTGTTGCCTTTGTCATGTTCACACTTCACTTCTATAGACTACTGGAGAGAAGTACCCAGGGATCCTCTCTTTG TCCCTACGTGGAGCCCATGGTCAAAGCCCCATTTGATGACATCGACCCTGATTATGGTCTCCATGGTTACCAGCTAAACATAGTTCTCCACAGCACTGAATGTGAGATCATGTCTGCAAGTTTCTCTCAGTTATTCTGCCGAAgag ATCAGATCTGCGATGGCCACCTTCGACTTACAGCCATTAATGAGACCTGCTTTTCGCAGCGCACACCTCTATCAGGAAATGTCACTCTGCCCTGGAGGTGTGAGGCACTGCGGGGCGAAGTAAAG GATCGCTGTATCATGACTCTGACTCTTCTTGATGAGTTCAACAAACCCTTTTGGTGTGTCAGCACGCCAGTTGTCATGAAGCACCTAGAGATGCCATGTTCACTTTTCTATGCCGCGGAACACTTCCTCATGCACTATCGGGACTCAGAGGGTCAAGTATTGATGAAATTTGTGCGGATGGAGCAGCAGAAacagtttttcctcatcaaCTTAGCAGTTTATGTGACAACCTGCAAAGTCAACAAGTACTTCAGAAAACAATACTGA
- the fbxo15 gene encoding F-box only protein 15 isoform X4, translating into MLAHYSASAKALWRNIFKRLLTKKPMRMVGEMLEKTTLEAQDQPSGYWKLRYFKTLDAWNRRKWKTHIGVISRHTGLPSRTVQMLRNITWELTVTDKSKNEATYDLSWLQFFESSAVLCWNGSLWPDFHQISTVQLHGVRRVALNCPGLKAPGWRSLMDVVDMESLTKSMQDCGRDQLVELKLLKHDVVMGLWKERHSVAFVMFTLHFYRLLERSTQGSSLCPYVEPMVKAPFDDIDPDYGLHGYQLNIVLHSTECEIMSASFSQLFCRRDQICDGHLRLTAINETCFSQRTPLSGNVTLPWRCEALRGEVKDRCIMTLTLLDEFNKPFWCVSTPVVMKHLEMPCSLFYAAEHFLMHYRDSEGQVLMKFVRMEQQKQFFLINLAVYVTTCKVNKYFRKQY; encoded by the exons ATGCTGGCACACTACTCTGCATCAGCCAA GGCATTATGGAGAAATATATTCAAGAGGCTGCTAACCAAGAAGCCAATGCGCATGGTTGGGGAGATGCTGGAGAAGACCACATTGGAGGCTCAAGATCAGCCTTCAGGTTACTGGAAGCTACGTTACTTTAAAACTCTGGATGCGTGGAATAGGAGGAAGTGGAAAACACACATTGGAGTCATTAGCCGTCACACAGGGTTGCCCAGTCGCACAGTTCAGATGCTCAG AAACATAACCTGGGAGCTGACGGTCACCGACAAATCAAAGAATGAAGCCACATATGATCTCAGCTGGCTCCAGTTCTTTGAGAGCTCTGCGGTGCTGTGCTGGAATGGGAGCCTCTGGCCCGACTTCCATCAAATTTCCACCGTTCAGCTCCACGGCGTCAGGAGAGTAGCCCTCAACTGCCCCGGACTCAAGGC ACCTGGCTGGAGGTCCCTCATGGATGTGGTAGACATGGAGAGTCTGACTAAAAGCATGCAGGACTGTGGCCGGGATCAACTAGTTGAACTGAAGCTATTGAAGCATGATGTTGTCATGGGGCTTTGGAAG GAGCGACACAGTGTTGCCTTTGTCATGTTCACACTTCACTTCTATAGACTACTGGAGAGAAGTACCCAGGGATCCTCTCTTTG TCCCTACGTGGAGCCCATGGTCAAAGCCCCATTTGATGACATCGACCCTGATTATGGTCTCCATGGTTACCAGCTAAACATAGTTCTCCACAGCACTGAATGTGAGATCATGTCTGCAAGTTTCTCTCAGTTATTCTGCCGAAgag ATCAGATCTGCGATGGCCACCTTCGACTTACAGCCATTAATGAGACCTGCTTTTCGCAGCGCACACCTCTATCAGGAAATGTCACTCTGCCCTGGAGGTGTGAGGCACTGCGGGGCGAAGTAAAG GATCGCTGTATCATGACTCTGACTCTTCTTGATGAGTTCAACAAACCCTTTTGGTGTGTCAGCACGCCAGTTGTCATGAAGCACCTAGAGATGCCATGTTCACTTTTCTATGCCGCGGAACACTTCCTCATGCACTATCGGGACTCAGAGGGTCAAGTATTGATGAAATTTGTGCGGATGGAGCAGCAGAAacagtttttcctcatcaaCTTAGCAGTTTATGTGACAACCTGCAAAGTCAACAAGTACTTCAGAAAACAATACTGA
- the fbxo15 gene encoding F-box only protein 15 isoform X1, translated as MLALKATKSQRANKPSRASLQNFTERLPYEIQNKILSYLDAGTLLCISQVSKIFYQLANDEALWRNIFKRLLTKKPMRMVGEMLEKTTLEAQDQPSGYWKLRYFKTLDAWNRRKWKTHIGVISRHTGLPSRTVQMLRNITWELTVTDKSKNEATYDLSWLQFFESSAVLCWNGSLWPDFHQISTVQLHGVRRVALNCPGLKAPGWRSLMDVVDMESLTKSMQDCGRDQLVELKLLKHDVVMGLWKERHSVAFVMFTLHFYRLLERSTQGSSLCPYVEPMVKAPFDDIDPDYGLHGYQLNIVLHSTECEIMSASFSQLFCRRDQICDGHLRLTAINETCFSQRTPLSGNVTLPWRCEALRGEVKDRCIMTLTLLDEFNKPFWCVSTPVVMKHLEMPCSLFYAAEHFLMHYRDSEGQVLMKFVRMEQQKQFFLINLAVYVTTCKVNKYFRKQY; from the exons atgttagcattaaaagCAACGAAGTCCCAAAGAGCTAACAAACCCTCTCGAGCATCCCTTCAAAACTTTACGGAAAG ACTGCCATACGAGATCCAAAATAAGATCTTGTCCTACCTGGATGCTGGCACACTACTCTGCATCAGCCAAGTCAGTAAAATCTTCTATCAACTTGCCAATGATGA GGCATTATGGAGAAATATATTCAAGAGGCTGCTAACCAAGAAGCCAATGCGCATGGTTGGGGAGATGCTGGAGAAGACCACATTGGAGGCTCAAGATCAGCCTTCAGGTTACTGGAAGCTACGTTACTTTAAAACTCTGGATGCGTGGAATAGGAGGAAGTGGAAAACACACATTGGAGTCATTAGCCGTCACACAGGGTTGCCCAGTCGCACAGTTCAGATGCTCAG AAACATAACCTGGGAGCTGACGGTCACCGACAAATCAAAGAATGAAGCCACATATGATCTCAGCTGGCTCCAGTTCTTTGAGAGCTCTGCGGTGCTGTGCTGGAATGGGAGCCTCTGGCCCGACTTCCATCAAATTTCCACCGTTCAGCTCCACGGCGTCAGGAGAGTAGCCCTCAACTGCCCCGGACTCAAGGC ACCTGGCTGGAGGTCCCTCATGGATGTGGTAGACATGGAGAGTCTGACTAAAAGCATGCAGGACTGTGGCCGGGATCAACTAGTTGAACTGAAGCTATTGAAGCATGATGTTGTCATGGGGCTTTGGAAG GAGCGACACAGTGTTGCCTTTGTCATGTTCACACTTCACTTCTATAGACTACTGGAGAGAAGTACCCAGGGATCCTCTCTTTG TCCCTACGTGGAGCCCATGGTCAAAGCCCCATTTGATGACATCGACCCTGATTATGGTCTCCATGGTTACCAGCTAAACATAGTTCTCCACAGCACTGAATGTGAGATCATGTCTGCAAGTTTCTCTCAGTTATTCTGCCGAAgag ATCAGATCTGCGATGGCCACCTTCGACTTACAGCCATTAATGAGACCTGCTTTTCGCAGCGCACACCTCTATCAGGAAATGTCACTCTGCCCTGGAGGTGTGAGGCACTGCGGGGCGAAGTAAAG GATCGCTGTATCATGACTCTGACTCTTCTTGATGAGTTCAACAAACCCTTTTGGTGTGTCAGCACGCCAGTTGTCATGAAGCACCTAGAGATGCCATGTTCACTTTTCTATGCCGCGGAACACTTCCTCATGCACTATCGGGACTCAGAGGGTCAAGTATTGATGAAATTTGTGCGGATGGAGCAGCAGAAacagtttttcctcatcaaCTTAGCAGTTTATGTGACAACCTGCAAAGTCAACAAGTACTTCAGAAAACAATACTGA
- the fbxo15 gene encoding F-box only protein 15 isoform X3, whose product MLAHYSASAKSVKSSINLPMMSRALWRNIFKRLLTKKPMRMVGEMLEKTTLEAQDQPSGYWKLRYFKTLDAWNRRKWKTHIGVISRHTGLPSRTVQMLRNITWELTVTDKSKNEATYDLSWLQFFESSAVLCWNGSLWPDFHQISTVQLHGVRRVALNCPGLKAPGWRSLMDVVDMESLTKSMQDCGRDQLVELKLLKHDVVMGLWKERHSVAFVMFTLHFYRLLERSTQGSSLCPYVEPMVKAPFDDIDPDYGLHGYQLNIVLHSTECEIMSASFSQLFCRRDQICDGHLRLTAINETCFSQRTPLSGNVTLPWRCEALRGEVKDRCIMTLTLLDEFNKPFWCVSTPVVMKHLEMPCSLFYAAEHFLMHYRDSEGQVLMKFVRMEQQKQFFLINLAVYVTTCKVNKYFRKQY is encoded by the exons ATGCTGGCACACTACTCTGCATCAGCCAAGTCAGTAAAATCTTCTATCAACTTGCCAATGATGAGTAG GGCATTATGGAGAAATATATTCAAGAGGCTGCTAACCAAGAAGCCAATGCGCATGGTTGGGGAGATGCTGGAGAAGACCACATTGGAGGCTCAAGATCAGCCTTCAGGTTACTGGAAGCTACGTTACTTTAAAACTCTGGATGCGTGGAATAGGAGGAAGTGGAAAACACACATTGGAGTCATTAGCCGTCACACAGGGTTGCCCAGTCGCACAGTTCAGATGCTCAG AAACATAACCTGGGAGCTGACGGTCACCGACAAATCAAAGAATGAAGCCACATATGATCTCAGCTGGCTCCAGTTCTTTGAGAGCTCTGCGGTGCTGTGCTGGAATGGGAGCCTCTGGCCCGACTTCCATCAAATTTCCACCGTTCAGCTCCACGGCGTCAGGAGAGTAGCCCTCAACTGCCCCGGACTCAAGGC ACCTGGCTGGAGGTCCCTCATGGATGTGGTAGACATGGAGAGTCTGACTAAAAGCATGCAGGACTGTGGCCGGGATCAACTAGTTGAACTGAAGCTATTGAAGCATGATGTTGTCATGGGGCTTTGGAAG GAGCGACACAGTGTTGCCTTTGTCATGTTCACACTTCACTTCTATAGACTACTGGAGAGAAGTACCCAGGGATCCTCTCTTTG TCCCTACGTGGAGCCCATGGTCAAAGCCCCATTTGATGACATCGACCCTGATTATGGTCTCCATGGTTACCAGCTAAACATAGTTCTCCACAGCACTGAATGTGAGATCATGTCTGCAAGTTTCTCTCAGTTATTCTGCCGAAgag ATCAGATCTGCGATGGCCACCTTCGACTTACAGCCATTAATGAGACCTGCTTTTCGCAGCGCACACCTCTATCAGGAAATGTCACTCTGCCCTGGAGGTGTGAGGCACTGCGGGGCGAAGTAAAG GATCGCTGTATCATGACTCTGACTCTTCTTGATGAGTTCAACAAACCCTTTTGGTGTGTCAGCACGCCAGTTGTCATGAAGCACCTAGAGATGCCATGTTCACTTTTCTATGCCGCGGAACACTTCCTCATGCACTATCGGGACTCAGAGGGTCAAGTATTGATGAAATTTGTGCGGATGGAGCAGCAGAAacagtttttcctcatcaaCTTAGCAGTTTATGTGACAACCTGCAAAGTCAACAAGTACTTCAGAAAACAATACTGA